DNA from Microbacterium sp. W4I20:
CCGAGCGTTCCACGCCGTGACGTCGATGAGCCCGATCCAGTACCAGAAGAGCATCCGCCTGCAGGAAGCACGGCTACGGCTCATCGCGAACCCTGGCGACATCGGTGCGACGGCCTACGCCGTCGGCTACGAAAGCCCCTCACAGTTCAGCCGGGAATACCGACGCGAATTCGGGGCCTCACCCAGCGAAGACGCGGCAGCACTCCGCGCCGCAGGCACCTAGGAGGTCTACCCGGAGTGGCAGCCGCACCGGTGAGAGTAAGGGGATGCCGTCTCGGGGGAGAGGTAGGGAGCGTGATTGTCCCGGTTTTGGTACCTTCCACCCGCGAGCCTCCCCAGAACTCGCGGGGTGGAAGGCCAGAGCTCGGTGCGGATCGTCCCCAGTACCGCAACGCCGCCGCTCTGCGACGAAGAGTACGCCTCGAAACCGGAAGCGTCTAGATCGCGACCGGATGCAACAACGCCACGGAGACCAACCGGAACGCTCCTGGCGGCCTGCCTCTGGAGCGCCGGGGGAGGGCCTATCGGAATGCGACGCGGAGGGGTAAGTTGACGCTGGATCGCAGGAAATGGCGATCCGCGGGCCGGTGAAGTCCCCAGCAACACCGGCTGGTGGTCCCGAGGGTTCCCCAGACCTATCGGGACCACCCCTACCATTCCGAGGGCCTGTGGAAGCCGGTATATTCGCCGTTACACATCGGCGATCCATAACGTTGACCGAGGGCGGAGCGTTCCCAACCCAACCCGCCGTCGCGAGCCAGGGCGCAGCAGGCAACCGCGTCCCAACCACGGTCTTCGTCACCCTGACGGTCACATCCCCGCCGGCGGGGCGAACCTAGGCTGCTCCTCCAAACCCATGCCCACCGACGGTGCAATCGGGACCGGCGGCGGATGCATGATCGACCGCGCCGGGACGACTCACACTCTCGGCGACTGCCTCTGGCATCAGGTATCCCGGCCTCTCACTGAGGCGGCACGCGGGTTGCTTCACATCGGGGAACCGCAGCCACCAAAATGCGGTCGATCGCTCGAGCCTCCGAGGCAAGCGGAACTAAGCTACCTGGACAGAGTCCACCCTTCGATGGCCCTTAACATCGCGGAAGCCCTGCAGCTGGCGGCCCGATATATCCCTCAGGGAAGCAGGCCGTCAGCGTCCCTCTCTCGCCCTCATCCATAGTGTTCGAACCACGAGGGCGAGTGACCAGTTCGATCAGGCGGGTAGCGGCGGGCGGGCGGCATCCGTCGGCCCATCATCAACGGGCTCCGGGACGAGATAGAGGCCGCTTGGGGCGCTAGCGGTGAAGGCGAGGGCGTCGATCCAGGCGCGGTTGATCGCGGGTTGTCGGCTCCCGGCGTATTTGAAGACGAGCGAGCTGCCGGCGTGCAACCAGACCGTGGTGCGTCCACCGCCGACGCTCATGTCTTCCCGCCATGTGAAAGGGAATGGCTCCCCACGGCGGAGCTTCGCGGAGATAACGAGCTGCAGGTGGGTGAGGGCACGATCTTCGATCTCTATCTTCACGCCGCCTTCATACATGAACTTGCCCACCGTCGGACCTCCTGTCCTGCCAGGGTCCCGCTGGGAACACGGGCGAAGCACTGGTCTTGGTTCGACTACATTCGCACACTCCACGCTGTTGCGCGCCACTCCTTGACAAGCCATGCTGCGTGAGCGCTGCGCGCGGTGAGGCCAGAGTTCACGCGGACCGCCACCCTGATCGTCCGCCCCCAGAGTTACCGTCAGCGTTCGGTTTGGTGCGTGGTGGAGACCATAGACTTTTCGTCATGGGAAGTGGTTTCGATCACCAGCATGAGAATGACTCCGTGCACGGTGGCAACGCTAGCGCCGGTCACCAGGCGAATCCAGGCGATGCTGGCGGGCTACCGTCAGTGCCGTTGGTGGAGGCGTCACGGACCGAGGCCGTGGAGCCCAAACCGTCGTGGCGGGGCTGGATCCACGCGGGCGCGTTCCCGTTGGCAGGGGTGCTCGGTATCATCCTGATCGTCTCGGCGGATGGCGCGGCCGCGAAGCTCAGCTCGACCGTGTTCGTCGTCACGTCCGTGTTGTTGTTCGGCAATTCGGCTCTGTATCACCGGGTGAACTGGTCGCCCCGCACCCGGCAAATCATGCGTCGCGTGGACCACGCCAATATCTTCTTGCTGATCTCGGGCTCCTGCACGCCGGTCGCGGTTCTCTGTCTGTCACCAGCGAAGGCCGTCATCCTGTTGAGCATCGCGTGGGGTGCCACGGCCTTCGGCATCGCGTTCCGTGTGTTCTGGATGGGAGCGCCGAGGTGGCTGTATGTGCCGCTGTACGTGCTCGTCGGCGTTTCCCCGCTGATCTTCCTCGGTGACCTTTTTGCGGCAAGCCCGACCACCACGACCCTGATCCTCGCCGGCGGCATCCTCTACATCATCGGCGCGGTCATCTACGCCCTCAAGCAGCCCAACCCGGTGCCAGGGGTGTTCGGATTCCATGAGGTCTTCCACGTCTTCACCGTGCTCGCCTTCCTCTGCCACTGGGCCGGCATCGCGATCGTGGCACTGGACCCTGCAGCCCGCTGACACACCAACGGGCGACGTTCCCTCTTCGCACCGATTCCGACCTCTGAGCCCACGAGCACGCGCGGACTAGCGCGCAGACGCGCGGCGTTATTCGGACTCGACGCTGCTGGTGTGATGGGGGACACCTACAGGTTTCGATTCGCTTGATCCTCGCTGGCGCAGATATATCGCGAAGGCGACCATCGCCCCGACGGCGAGAAACTCGGACTGCCAGTTCTGCAGGGTCCGATTCCAGAACTCCGCGGAGGTGACGTAGTCCAACCAGGTCTCGGGAGGGAGACCGTGCAGGGCGTTCTCCTCGTTGGCGACGACGTGGCCGGCGAGCGACTGTGCGAACCAGGAGAGCAGGAAGATCGTGCCCATGACCAGCAGGAGCGAGTTCGAGTAGATCCAGAGCCGGATGCCGTGAGCCCGCGCCCATCGGGGAGAGTCGGGTCGTGCGTGGGTGCCGATCATTTGGTCCTCGTCGGTTCCGAGCCCCTCATCGCCCGGCTTCTTGGACTCCGGTGAGCCGCGTTGGATGAACCAGATGGTGGCGAGGATGAAGAGGAAGAACTGCAGGAACTCGGACTGCCAGTTCTCGGCGACGTCGACGAGAAAGTCCGACGACGTCACGAACTCGAGATAGCCGACCGGAGGCTGCCCGTGCTGGGCCAGCTCCTGGTTGTTCTGCGCGAAGCCCGCGAAAGACTGCCCGATGATGGCCAGCAGGAAGATGGCGAGGAAGACGAGGGTGAGGCCGGAGTCCCGGACGAAGCGGCGCATCGGTCATCGCCCCATCAGCGGGAGGACGATCATCACCGCGAGCCCCAGGGCGATGATCGCCGTCCACGTCCAGAAAGCCATACGCATCGCACCGGTGTCAGGTGCCTTGTCTGTCATAACGTCTCCCATCATCGAGATGATCTTCCCAGGAACGAGCAGCCACCCTAACGGTCTTGACAGACAGTAATCGGTCGAAGCCTGCTCAGACGGAGGGCGTCGCCGGTTCGGGAGTTTCGAGAACCTCATCGACGAGCATGATCCCGCCGGAGGAATTAGCGGAGTGCATCAGTTCCTCGATCCACTGCATGTTCAGCTGAGGCGGTTCGGGCTCATCGAACGTGAACCGGAGCGGTATCGAGGGGTGCAACCAGATCGTCGATCGACCACCCGGCTCGCCCTCCGGGTGCCTCCATGAGAGCGTGAAGCTCTCCTGGCGGCGCAGCTTCGTAGCGATCACGATCTTCAGATGCGCGAGCTCGCGATCCCCAATATGGACGGGGTCGCCTGAGCCGTAATGGAGGGTGGCCATCCCCACACCTTAACCGGCAACCGGCTCACTCGCATCAGTTCGCGAGTGCCTTCCTCATCGCGTCGTACGCGGGTGTCGGCTCGTCGTCGTCGAAGAGGAGGTCGTGGCCCTGGTGCAGGCCGCGGTCGTCGTCGATCCACCAGTCGAACCGATCGTCGACCCCCCACGTCGTGTAGGAGACGCACGCTTCCGAGCGGAGGCAGGCTGCGAGGACCGTGGCGTACTGCTCCGCCTGGGCATCCTGGCCCTCGCTGTCCGTGACGTCGTTCTCGGAGATCCGAACGACCAGCCGGGCATCGGCGAAGCTGTCGAATGTGGTGGCGAGATCATCGGCCGAGATGGCATCGGTCTCAAGATCGTAGACGTGAGCCTGAAGGCCCACGCCGTCGATGTGTCCGCCCTGTTCGTTCGTGTCGAGAGCAAGCTGAAGCAGGGCGTCCTGACGGGGACCGGGCACGTCAGCGCCGTTCTCGTTGATGAACTGCCTGACGTTGGGGTCCGCATCGTGAACCGCCTGCGAGACGACCTGCGGGTAGGCCGGTCCGAAGACGCGATGCCAGATGTTCTCCTGCAGACCGGTTCCCTGATCGACGTCGAACGGTTCGTTGACGACGTCGAGCGACGCGAGCCGACCCCGGAAATGCGTGACGACGGTGGTCACGTAATCGAGCAGAACCTCGGCGCTGGCCTGGCGGTCCTGCTCGGAGCCGGTGGGAAGCTCCTGCATCCAGCGGGGCATCGCCTCGGTGAAGGCGATGGTGTGGCCGTGCACGGCGATTCCCTTGCTCTCCGCAAGGTCGAGAAGGGCATCGGCCTCCTCGAAGGTGTATTCCCCTTGCCGCGGAGAGAGCGCCTGCGGTTTCATCGCGTTCTCCGGCGTGAGGGCGCCGAACTCGCCCACGAGGTTGTTCGCGTAATCGGCATCCGAGGCCAACGGACCGAGTGCCACCGCCGCACCCATCAGGAAGTCCGGGCGAGCGCGGGCAGCAAGAGCCTGCAGACCATCCGGAGACGGTTCCGCGTCAGCCGCGGCCGGACCCGCGGTGGTCAGGGCAGCACCACCCGGCGCCGCGGCAGTGAGCGAACGGACCGTGAAAGAGCCCTCCTCGCTCGACAACCCCCACCAGAGCTCCCCCGAACCGAAGACGTCGCCGAGGGGCAGCGCGGACAACGTTTCGCCGCCGCTCGCGATCTCGAGCCGGTCGCCGAAACGGTGTACCGAGAGCTCGGCCTCGGGGTCGATGACCGTGACGTGCGCGTCGTGCACCGGCTGGGGGTCGGTCACGTCGGGCGGGGGAGAACCGTCGAAGACGGCGATGCGGAGGTCATCGCCGCGGAGGGTGAGCTGGAGACCCGCGGGCTCGATCCGGAACTCGTCCGCGATCACCGGCGGGCTGTCGTAGACGGCCAGGGTCGCGTCGGCGGTCACGTCCGTGAACGACACCCGGAGCGAGAACTCCCCCGGGGCCACCAGATGCGTGCCCGCGAGGTTGATCGGTGGGTTGGGCTGGCTTCCCCGTCCGTCCTGCTCCACGATGCTTCTCCCCGTCGCAGTCACCCGCACACCATCGCCGTCCGCGACGATCCCCGACACGTGCCGCCAGTCTTGCTGCAGCAGATCGATGACGGTGCCCCGCTCGGATGGTGAATCCGTTGAACTGCAGCCGACCAGGGCAAGAAGGATGCTCGCGGCCGCCAAACTCACGACGCGCCGTCGCCCAGCGCTCAGGGTCGACATCAGTGGACGTCCTCCCAGGAGGGCCACCTGGTCGGAGCCGATGGTGCTGTCGGCTGCGGGATGGCTGTCGCGATGTGGGTGGTATGGGGCGATGAGCTTGTCGAGCTCGGGTCGGTGTTGGGGGGAGCGGGGCACGGTCAACGATCCGTTGACCGATCTCAGTCGTCCTCGCCGCGAGCGAGCTCGTCGGCGAACGCTCTCGCGATGGTGCTCTCGTCGGGAAGTGCTTTCTGTGCTTCCTCGGTGAGTTCATACCGGCTCACTGCGACGGGTTGGGTCGTGGACGCAAGCGCATAGCGGACGACCGTGTCGTTCTTTCCGGCGACCAGCAGAATTCCTACCGTGGGCAGGTGCTTGTCTGAGATGCGGAATCGGTCATCGACGGCAGCGACATAGAACCCCAGTTGGCCGGCGTCGCGTGGATCGAACTTGGTGGTCTTCAACTCGATGACGACGTATCGGAGCTGTTCGACGTGGAAGAACAGAAGATCGATGTAGAAGTCGTCGCCGTCGATGTCCAGGTGTACTTGGCGGCCGACGAACGCGAATCCCGGGCCGAGTTCGCGCATCGTGTCGAGGATGCGGTCAACCATGCGCTGCTCGAGTTCGCGCTCCGTGGCGTCGCCGTCAATGGCAAGAAACTGCAGCGCGTAGGGATCCTTGGTGATCTCTTGCGCAAGGTCGGAGTCTGCCCGTTCGAGCGCTCCCGTGAAGTTGCTCGGTGCAGCTGCTTCTCGCTCATGTAGCCGAGTCGCGATCTGGTGTGCGAGCACGGGGCGACTCCACCCATGAAAGGCGGACTTCCCGGCATACCACTCGCGGAGTGACTGATCGTCAAGCTTCGTGGTGAGATCGATGACCTGCCCCCACGGCAATTGGTCAACGGGACGTTGACCAATTGGATCAGGTTCCGCCCACGTATCCGCGAACCGTCGCATGTACTTGAGGTTGGTGACGGAGAACCCCGTCATCGTCGGGAACTCAGCGCGGAGATCGGCCGCAAGCTGAGTGAGGATCCCATCACCCCAGGACGCATGCTTCTGCCGGTCCAGAATGGTGCGACCGATCCGCCACCACAACCGAAGTAGCTCGTTGTTGGCCTTCCGCTGCACCCGCAGGCGGGCACCGTGAACCTGCCGTTTCAGATCCTCAAGAGTTGCCGCGTAGTCGTTGGGAGTGACCTCACTCATACCTTCACCGTAGACCGTGAACACTAGGCGGCTACCGAAGAGACCTCCGTGCCCGCACAACGGGGGAGAAGCGACCATCGGTTCTGCTTCTGCGACTCCAGCAAGTTGGCCCCCGGCTACCTCTTCCTCTCCGCTCCGACGGGATCAGCGAGGGTCCATTCGTCGACGCTCCGCAAGTCGTCGCCGGCGTGTACGTCATCGAAGCGTCTGAATGGACGAGGCACTTGCCATCGCCGCCGAACCCCGAAGTCCGCGGCCGCGGCGGAGTCGAGGTACGACTCATCCACAGCGGCGGCGCCAGCGATGCCTAAATACATCACGGCGAATCGTGGCGCTTTTCAACGATACCCTTCGACAGAACCGCTCACCGCGTGACTCAAAAGATCAGAGTCAGCGTCGTCGCAAACACTATAGATCAAGGTCAGCTGCACTAACCGTGATCAGTGACAACTCGGACGGACTCTGGTCGCAATCTGCAGTGATGAGCAATGGGCCAGTCGGGGAAGGAAAAATAGTTTGCCATCTTCCTTTCCCGCCACGCCATTCAGTCTTCTCCGCGAACGACTTATCCAGAGTTATTATTACCAGCTCGCCACTCGGTTTTGAAAAAGTGAGGTCAGGAGAATTCTGAGGATGGAAGTTGATACGATATTCACCCACTGGAGTCTCTGTAGTGATTGAGACTTCGTAGTGGTTGTCGCGATTGAGGATCAACTGAGCTCCCACGCTAACCTCCTCAATGGCGGCGACGCGATATATGGCTGGAAGTTCCCCTATGACGGCTTCGAGAGAATATGTTTCCGACATTCACTTTCTCCTCTGCTAAATGCTTTGTAGGTGGGGGACAGGGAAATGGGTGCGCCTCGTAGGTCGCACCCACCTCCCTGTGTTCGATCGGATTCGTCACCAGCCGCAGGGGGCAAATCCGTAGACGTCTTGTGCGTCAGCAGTGTACGTGACCCCGCCGATGATCACGGTCGCCCTCGCGTACGTCCTCATGTTGGTCTGATTCTTGTTCTTGCAACTCCAGCTCACGGTACGCGCGCGGCTAGAAGCCCGAACAGTGCTGGAGTTGGTCTCGTCTACCAACGTTCGCGTGTCGAGACCGTTGAACGGGTTCGTTGCAACGATTCGCTGACGAAGCACGTGGCGCGTCCAGCTCTTGTTGCCGCATGAGGTGAGGGACTCGTTGACGATCTGAGACCCGGTCGGACTCATGTAGGCGATAACGACCATGCCGCACCCCGAAGGCAAAGCCATCGTGGTTACCTCCGAGGCTGGCTCCGTGACATACGGTGCGTACTGAACCGCGCCTACCTGTCCGCCTTCAGCGATGAGCTGGGTCACGCGTTCGGAGACCTGTTCCTGAAGCGTGGGAAGCGGGATGCTGGCGAGTTCCGACTGAGCGTCTTCGGTGATGGATCCGACCGTCGGCGACTCTTCGGAGTCCGCGTTTGCCGGGGCAGCCATTCCGAGACTCAGAGTCAGGACCGCGACTCCGATTGTAGACATCAATGTCTTGACACTTGGCAATATCTCATACCTTCCGCTAGGCGTAACATGACTTATTGATTAAGGAGAAGCCAATTGATGCGCAAAACACCGCTTCGCGCCAAGGTAAGCACAGGCAGGCGGAGGATGCAAGGATTTTTTGCGCATCGCCCGCTATCTACTCAGGCGACTTGCAGTTGATATCACTTCATGCGCCGCTTGTCTGTCCTCTTTATGGGGGACAGGGCTCTTGCGTGGAGGAGCCCGTGTTTGTGAACCGCATGCATGGGTTGCGGGCTGCAGTTCGTACCACTTCGTTTGCGCCTTGTCTGTCGCCTTTATGGGGGACAGGGTTCTTGCGCCGAGCGCGAGTTGCTGGACGCCCACAGGGGACCAAGCGGACTTCTACGCCGAGAGCTCCTACTGGGCATTGCCATGAGCCGTTACCCGGACACGCGCCGGTGTGAGGCTAGCGGCGAGTCAGCCTCCGCGATGTCTGCACTCTTACATAGAGTGACTACCGTGAGGGTTGATTCTCGCACGGAGGACCTTCTAGCTTCTCAACCCGCAAAGGAATCCGTTACTGAGATCGTCATGATGAGTTTCGTGTAGCTGTTCGTCGGGTTCGGCATATGCGTCACCATCAGTAATGGGGACGTCGGACGAGGGATGAGCCTCCCAGCGGCCGCTGGCGTGGTCGTACTGCAGCACATCGGCTGGGCGTTTGGCGCATACGTGCCGACCCTTCTCGGTTTCTACGCCACCGTGATGGGGGCAGCTAGCCGCCAAGCGAACAGCCGCCGCCAGAACCAGATGCAACCTCGGTTTCGTCTCCGCAGTGATGGTGAACTCTCTCGTCCCCGCTCATAGTCGCTGCAGATGAGGCGCCGACGCTGTGGAAGAGGATCCGTGACCTTTTCGGAGGTCCTGATCCCGCCGCAGCCAACTTAGAGATTCACCGACAGTTGCCCGAGTTGGCGCGGCCCCTGTGCAGAGCAGAGCGGAGTGGCAAGGCGCGGGTTGGGAGGCTCCGCGGGATGAGCACGGGAATCGCACCGTGCGCCTCCGCGCGCACGGTCCAGAGTCCGTCGGGGTAGGACACATCAAACCAAGACTGACATAATATCTATTATCGGTTGAATCGCGATCGGTCAGGTTCGAACATCTGAACTACGGCTGCCGCAGGTGTGAGAACAAGCGTTGCCCCGAGAGACCAGCAGAGTTGCCGCAGATGCAGGAAACGCGCATTGAACACGAACTCAGACGGTACCCGTGGAGCGACTCGCTTGTACGGTGTTCAGCATGAAGACTCCACGGAGCAGCACGGCAGTAGGCGCGCAAGCTATCATCGCCGTGGTAACAGCGGTCATCGCATACTTTGTTCTTTCGCTTGCCTCGCAGTTCAGCAGAGTAGCGACTGTTCCACCTGATGCGATTTTCGGGGTGGTCGTGTGCGTCATCGTCGCGCTGGGGACAATCTCCTTCGCGCCCAAGTTCCCCTTTTTTGTGGCCGTTATGGGAGCGGCCCTCCTTGTTCTGGCGGCGGTCGCGCTTGTCATCGGATGGAATTCGTTCTTCAATAACCTTCCGTCGCCGGTCGACTTCGTTTCGATCTACTTGTTTGGCGGCGCTTCGCCCGTGATATGGATAGCTGGAGGCGCCAGTCTGCTCGTTGCGCGACCGTACCTGAAGGTCGCCCGTACCTGAATCGCGACGCACAGCGTGGACCCGTCGGCGTCGATTGGATCACACCTCGCTGCCGCAGCCCGGTTCGGCTGTTGGCACCGCCGACGACGTATTTCGGCAGAGTCACGACAGGGGCGTGACCACTGCGGTGGTCACGCTCTGCTGTTGCTGATCAGCGGGTGAGTTCGGTGCCGGCCTTCATGTGGCGGGTTCGGTTGACGCGGGCCTTGGGTGCGCCCTTTTTGCGACCTTCGTTGAGAGACTGATTCGCAGAGAGCGGGTAGCCACTGGCC
Protein-coding regions in this window:
- a CDS encoding ATP-dependent DNA ligase, producing MGKFMYEGGVKIEIEDRALTHLQLVISAKLRRGEPFPFTWREDMSVGGGRTTVWLHAGSSLVFKYAGSRQPAINRAWIDALAFTASAPSGLYLVPEPVDDGPTDAARPPLPA
- a CDS encoding hemolysin III family protein, which gives rise to MSAARGEARVHADRHPDRPPPELPSAFGLVRGGDHRLFVMGSGFDHQHENDSVHGGNASAGHQANPGDAGGLPSVPLVEASRTEAVEPKPSWRGWIHAGAFPLAGVLGIILIVSADGAAAKLSSTVFVVTSVLLFGNSALYHRVNWSPRTRQIMRRVDHANIFLLISGSCTPVAVLCLSPAKAVILLSIAWGATAFGIAFRVFWMGAPRWLYVPLYVLVGVSPLIFLGDLFAASPTTTTLILAGGILYIIGAVIYALKQPNPVPGVFGFHEVFHVFTVLAFLCHWAGIAIVALDPAAR
- a CDS encoding DUF6766 family protein, which gives rise to MRRFVRDSGLTLVFLAIFLLAIIGQSFAGFAQNNQELAQHGQPPVGYLEFVTSSDFLVDVAENWQSEFLQFFLFILATIWFIQRGSPESKKPGDEGLGTDEDQMIGTHARPDSPRWARAHGIRLWIYSNSLLLVMGTIFLLSWFAQSLAGHVVANEENALHGLPPETWLDYVTSAEFWNRTLQNWQSEFLAVGAMVAFAIYLRQRGSSESKPVGVPHHTSSVESE
- a CDS encoding endo-1,4-beta-xylanase; this translates as MSTLSAGRRRVVSLAAASILLALVGCSSTDSPSERGTVIDLLQQDWRHVSGIVADGDGVRVTATGRSIVEQDGRGSQPNPPINLAGTHLVAPGEFSLRVSFTDVTADATLAVYDSPPVIADEFRIEPAGLQLTLRGDDLRIAVFDGSPPPDVTDPQPVHDAHVTVIDPEAELSVHRFGDRLEIASGGETLSALPLGDVFGSGELWWGLSSEEGSFTVRSLTAAAPGGAALTTAGPAAADAEPSPDGLQALAARARPDFLMGAAVALGPLASDADYANNLVGEFGALTPENAMKPQALSPRQGEYTFEEADALLDLAESKGIAVHGHTIAFTEAMPRWMQELPTGSEQDRQASAEVLLDYVTTVVTHFRGRLASLDVVNEPFDVDQGTGLQENIWHRVFGPAYPQVVSQAVHDADPNVRQFINENGADVPGPRQDALLQLALDTNEQGGHIDGVGLQAHVYDLETDAISADDLATTFDSFADARLVVRISENDVTDSEGQDAQAEQYATVLAACLRSEACVSYTTWGVDDRFDWWIDDDRGLHQGHDLLFDDDEPTPAYDAMRKALAN
- a CDS encoding YhcG family protein is translated as MSEVTPNDYAATLEDLKRQVHGARLRVQRKANNELLRLWWRIGRTILDRQKHASWGDGILTQLAADLRAEFPTMTGFSVTNLKYMRRFADTWAEPDPIGQRPVDQLPWGQVIDLTTKLDDQSLREWYAGKSAFHGWSRPVLAHQIATRLHEREAAAPSNFTGALERADSDLAQEITKDPYALQFLAIDGDATERELEQRMVDRILDTMRELGPGFAFVGRQVHLDIDGDDFYIDLLFFHVEQLRYVVIELKTTKFDPRDAGQLGFYVAAVDDRFRISDKHLPTVGILLVAGKNDTVVRYALASTTQPVAVSRYELTEEAQKALPDESTIARAFADELARGEDD